The window AATTCGGAAGAATTTGCATTATTGGCACTTCCAATCTGGCGAATCATCCTAGACTAATGAAACTTGGCCCTGAACCATTCGAGATTTCAGCAAAGCATTTTGCCAATATCGCTAAAAAAAGGAATAAACCAATCAAACTGGTTCTACTTGATCAGGAGATAGTTGCCGGCTTGGGTAATATTTATACTGATGAATCCTTATTCAATGCCGGAATCAGACCATCTGTTAAAGCTTCCAAGATTTCAATAATCAGACTTATTCGGCTTCATGAATCAATAATAAGAGTTTTGGATTTTGCTATAAGTAAAAGAGGAACATCTGTCGATGACTATCTTGACGGCTTTGGTCAAAAGGGAAATTTCCAAAGCCTGCTTAAAATATATGGTAAAACCGGCCAAACATGTCCAAACTGCGGATTGCAGTTTAGACGGATTGTACTTGGAGGGCGATCTACTCACTATTGTCCGAAATGTCAGAAGTAAGAAATAAATATAGATTAGGGCTGGCGCTTGGCGGCGGCGGCGCGCGCGGCTTAGCACATGTTGGCGTGCTTAAAGTGCTCGAAAGGGAAGGCATCAGACCCGATTTAATAGTCGGCACCTCGATGGGGGCGATTATCGGGGCGATGTATTCCCAGTATGAAGATATCGGGATTGTTGAATCTAATATTCTTAACTACCTCGACCAATTTCTCAATAAAAAACAATGGATCAGGCTGATTAATTCTACTAGCAAAAAGGATAAAAATACAGTTTTCTCCGAGCTTACCAACTATGTCCATCGCCGATTGATCGGATTAAAGGCACTAACAAGAATATCACTGGAAACTAAGGAAACTCTATTTGAACCATTGAAGGATATCCTTAAAAACAACAATATAGAGGATAATAAAATCCCTTTCGCGGCTGTCTGTTTAGACCTGGTTAACGGCAAACCGGTTGTTATAACAAACGGCCCAA is drawn from Candidatus Zixiibacteriota bacterium and contains these coding sequences:
- the mutM gene encoding bifunctional DNA-formamidopyrimidine glycosylase/DNA-(apurinic or apyrimidinic site) lyase, which encodes MPELPEVETIVNDISSALIGQVVKNAKFLNTAIREKCNQYSVKVLKGKELKSISRSGKNIIFIFTGDIAIVCHLKMTGKLIVDSEISLANKHRHFFIEFAKSRLDYYDVRKFGRICIIGTSNLANHPRLMKLGPEPFEISAKHFANIAKKRNKPIKLVLLDQEIVAGLGNIYTDESLFNAGIRPSVKASKISIIRLIRLHESIIRVLDFAISKRGTSVDDYLDGFGQKGNFQSLLKIYGKTGQTCPNCGLQFRRIVLGGRSTHYCPKCQK
- a CDS encoding patatin-like phospholipase family protein, giving the protein MSEVRNKYRLGLALGGGGARGLAHVGVLKVLEREGIRPDLIVGTSMGAIIGAMYSQYEDIGIVESNILNYLDQFLNKKQWIRLINSTSKKDKNTVFSELTNYVHRRLIGLKALTRISLETKETLFEPLKDILKNNNIEDNKIPFAAVCLDLVNGKPVVITNGPIIKAVYASSAIEGVFPPLEYNGGLLADGGPSNITPIEVAMNLGAKRVAAVDVHQDVSKVENFSNGLEIIMRADNIGLERLTKMEIAMADVVITPNVRKIHWSHFNRARDCIRMGELAAQSMLPEIKVLLSKTIWFSKVINKLKSLK